In one Nicotiana sylvestris chromosome 8, ASM39365v2, whole genome shotgun sequence genomic region, the following are encoded:
- the LOC138875452 gene encoding uncharacterized protein translates to MPSLDSKIAVHHLVAKNGARPIKQAQRRFRMDSVPLIKIEVNKLIEAGFIREVKYSTWVSSIVPVRKKNVFSIQKLKHYFQAHVVRLVSRANPIKFMMSKPILSYRLPRWYLQFKQFKIVYIPKKSIKGQALTDFLEDHPIPNDWELTDELPDEDTMVIEVKPPWKMYFDGDAHCGGAGAGAGVVFVTSQGEVLPYFFTLMQLCSKNVAKYQALILGLEMAIKMKRLQLQVFSDSQLVINQLLGSYEVKKLELRPYHDYTKKLMGWVGDVNSICAKERKQKD, encoded by the exons atgcctagCTTGGACTCAAAAatagcagtccatcaccttgtaGCCAAGAATGGTGCTCGCCCtattaaacaagctcaaaggcgctTTAGGATGGACTCGGTTCCCTTGATTAAAatcgaagttaacaaactcatcgaagctggatttattcgtgaagttaaatactcaacatgggtttcaagtattgtccctgtaaggaagaaaaatg TCTTCTcaatccaaaagttgaagcactactttcaagctcatgtcgttCGATTGGTTTCTagagcaaatcccatcaagttcatGATGTCAAAACCTATCCTTAGTTATCGACTACCAAGGTGGTACCTCCAGTTTAAACAATTTAAAATTGTGTACATCCCTAAAAAGTCCATAAAAGGACAAGCTTTAACGGATTTCTTGGAAGATCACCCTATACCTAATGATTgggagctaactgatgaactacctgatgaggataCAATGGTCATTGAAGTTaaacctccatggaagatgtactttgatggtgatGCACATTGCGGAGGAGCTGGTGCTGGTGCtggtgtagtatttgtcacttctcAAGGTGAAGTTCTGCCCTACTTTTTTACGTTGATGCAACTCTGCTCTAAAAACGTTGCTAAGTATCAAGCactaatacttgggcttgaaatggctaTCAAAATGAAGcggttgcaattgcaagtctttagTGACTCTCAGTTGGTGATCAACCAGCTTTTAGGTAGTTATGAAGTCAAGAAACttgaactacgcccatatcatgattataCTAAAAAATTAATGGGGTGGGTCGGTGACGTGAATTCAATatgtgccaaggaaagaaaacaaaaagattGA
- the LOC138875451 gene encoding uncharacterized protein, whose protein sequence is MNDCEERDEVLMNDLYTINSKPIILRPWTEGFDFNEEVLKTIPLLVKFPKLPLNYWSNHVLSKIGSGLGKPLYADACTTLADRVSYARVLIEMDITRIIPGSIKLYDPKGKVIEQMIQYDRKPQFHQTCCQIGHSCRDQKKQNQEGRQQRVLEQK, encoded by the coding sequence ATGAATGACTGTGAAGAGAGGGATGAAGTGTTAATGAATGATCTGTATACTATTAATAGCAAACCAATCATACTTAGGCCATGGACAGAAGGATTTGATTTCAATGAGGAAGTACTTAAAACAATTCCTTTATTGGTCAAATTCCCCAAGCTACCACTGAACTATTGGAGTAACCATGTCCTAAGCAAAATTGGGAGTGGTCTGGGAAAGCCCTTATATGCTGATGCATGTACTACATTGGCTGATAGAGTCTCATATGCTAGGGTGTTAATTGAAATGGATATTACTAGGATAATACCAGGATCAATTAAATTATATGACCCCAAGGGAAAGGTGATTGAACAGATGATACAATATGATCGGAAGCCTCAATTCCATCAGACATGCTGTCAAATAGGCCATTCATGTAGAGACCAAAAGAAGCAGAACCAGGAAGGTAGACAACAAAGAGTTCTAGAGCAGAAGTAA
- the LOC104210258 gene encoding uncharacterized protein yields the protein MPVIASVKFANCSSTTEAFDTMTCMIVVDDGEYHGFSHRLILDWLMLCGVSGEDPSLEASSSSFTAKFLDPERSSRARIFLIFSATSLRPSGAFVEDLAHYADDTWSACCPKELALLLVTGSSGTLKLLDMPTSPVIEEYESIIIIDSTSSFIEVGQVYQNKQIIAIAMKHYSVMHKFQFRVKRSSARSIVDEFYWQICVGENCTWHFKATSINVSAMFKVRNFNNQHTCSLMDKTFIQRKPTAMVVGSMVIPKYCDPKTIYTLKDIQSDKLSEHGVNLTYMQAWKAKEKDLQFLRGHPADSYSKLPSYLYILKKTYPGSVVKLKKTDDDCFLYVFVAICMSISGWEYCRPVVVVDGTFLKLAYRGIMLTTSTMDAACIEPINCFLPHNVGIILSLAYAVVDSENDASWKWFFEKFKHAYGERPNMCVVSNRNESILKATSIVYPDMPHYSCMWHIWTNIRAKFKKGHLKLSELYFAMARSYTLDEFNERMSNIEEIDPRVKEYLYDISYHRWSRVHATVNRTWTMTSNIVESLSAVTKYARELPIVELLEYMRTLLERWKKEKLLKAKGTFTYLGFKFNKEMDDNKTLSHKLRLDELPCPHALVALRHRDESFEQYCSPYYTRENLLRSYEIPINPLPNESKWNLPQHISNEVVNPPTGGKRQSGRPQKERYKTYDEINSKKYKVSCGNCGGERHNKRS from the exons ATGCCAGTGATTGCTTCCGTtaagtttgccaactgctcctccacAACCGAAGCGTTTGACACCATGACTTGCATGATTGTTGTGGACGATGGAGAGTAccatggattttcacacagattgatcctcGATTGGCTCATGTTATgcggtgtaagtggggaggatccatcacttgaagcatcatcatcttccttcacagcaaAGTTcttggatccggagaggtcaagcagagcaagaaTTTTCTtaatcttttcagcaacatcgcttcgTCCTTCGGGTgcatttgtggaagatcttgctcatTATGCGGACGACACTTGgagtgcttgttgtcctaaagagcttgctttACTCCTCGTAACTG gttcgtctggaacactaaagttacttgatatgccaacatctcccgttatagaagaatatgaaagtataataataataGATAGTACATCAAGTTTTATTGAAGTAGGACAAGTATACCAAAACAAGCAAATAATTGCAATTGCAATGAAGCACTATTCTGTCATGCACAAGTTCCAATTCAGGGTTAAAAGATCTAGTGCTAGAAG tattgtagatgaatt ctACTGGCAGATATGTGTTGGTGAAAACTGTACATGGCACTTCAAGGCAACTAGCATAAATGTTTCTGCAATGTTCAAGGTCAGAAATTTCAACAACCAGCACACATGCTCTTTAATGGACAAAACATTCATACAACGCAAACCTACTGCCATGGTAGTTGGTAGCATGGTTATTCCAAAATATTGTGATCCTAAGACAATTTACACACTAAAAGACATACAAAGTGACAAGTTGTCTGAACACGGCGTGAATTTAACCTACATGCAAGCTTGGAAAGCAAAGGAAAAGGAtttacagtttttgagaggtCATCCTGCTGACTCCTACAGCAAATTGCCTAGTTATTTGTATATTCTGAAGAAAACTTATCCGGGGTCTGTAGTTAAATTGAAGAAGACGGACGATGACTGCTTCTTGTATGTATTTGTTGCGATTTGTATGTCAATCAGTGGTTGGGAATATTGTAGGCCAGTTGTAGTAGTCGATGGAACCTTCTTAAAGTTAGCATACAGAGGAATAATGCTAACAACTAGTACAATGGATGCAGCATGTATTGAA CCAATTAATTGCTTTTTGCCACATAATGTAGGTATCATATTATCATTGGCATATGCTGTTGTTGATTCAGAAAATGATGCATCATGGAAGTGGTTTTTTGAGAAATTCAAACATGCATATGGTGAAAGACCAAATATGTGTGTTGTTTCAAATCGGAATGAGAGTATCTTGAAGGCAACATCTATTGTTTATCCCGACATGCCACATTATtcttgcatgtggcatatttggacaaatatacGGGCAAAGTTCAAGAAGGGACATCTAAAGTTAAGCGAATTGTACTTTGCCATGGCACGGTCATACACGcttgatgaatttaatgaaaggatgtcaAATATTGAAGAGATTGACCCACGTGTTAAAGAATACTTATACGATATTAGCTATCATAGATGGTCTCGAGTACATGCTACGGTGAACAGAACTTGGACTATGACATCAAACATTGTAGAGTCGTTGAGTGCTGTAACAAAATATGCAAGAGAGCTGCCGATAGTAGAACTATTAGAGTATATGAGGACCCTTCTTGAACGTTGGAAGAAGGAAAAATTATTGAAAGCAAAGGGTACATTCACATACCTTGGGTTTAAATTCAACAAAGAGATGGATGACAACAAAACATTGTCGCACAAGCTTAGA CTTGATGAACTTCCTTGTCCACATGCTTTGGTTGCTTTAAGACACAGGGATGAGTCTTTTGAACAATATTGTTCTCCTTATTACACAAGGGAGAACCTCTTGCGTTCTTATGAAATACCAATAAATCCCCTGCCTAATGAAAGCAAATGGAATTTGCCACAACATATATCTAATGAAGTAGTAAATCCACCTACAGGAGGGAAAAGGCAGTCAGGAAGACctcaaaaagaaagatacaaaacatATGATGAAATAAATTCAAAGAAGTACAAGGTTTCATGTGGCAACTGCGGAGGAGAAAggcataacaaaagatcttga